A section of the Methanofollis sp. UBA420 genome encodes:
- the pyrH gene encoding UMP kinase: MTKIVLSLGGSILVPSLESHTISRYVEVLKKMASRSQVFVVVGGGGEARRYIRVTRTLGINEAASDEIGIMITRINASLLMYALGDAAYPAVATSYQEARVFAESGKIVVMGGVTPGQTTDAVSAVLAETVSADVVINGTSVDGIYSADPKKDAHARRYDRMTPQELLEIISAARLDAGSNTVIDIVAAKIIERCGIPLVVIDGRRPENLSEAVCEGTFTGTVVSDTACTLFPF; the protein is encoded by the coding sequence ATGACGAAGATCGTGCTCTCCCTGGGAGGTTCGATACTGGTGCCCTCCCTCGAATCTCATACTATCTCCCGGTACGTCGAGGTATTGAAGAAAATGGCCTCCCGCAGTCAGGTGTTTGTCGTGGTCGGCGGCGGAGGCGAAGCCCGGCGCTATATCAGGGTCACGCGCACCCTCGGCATCAACGAGGCTGCATCGGACGAGATCGGGATCATGATCACCCGGATCAATGCCTCTCTCCTGATGTATGCTCTCGGTGACGCCGCATACCCCGCGGTTGCCACCTCCTATCAGGAGGCCAGAGTCTTTGCCGAGTCTGGCAAGATCGTGGTCATGGGTGGCGTTACCCCCGGTCAGACAACCGATGCGGTCTCTGCCGTGCTTGCCGAGACGGTGAGTGCCGACGTGGTCATCAACGGCACGTCCGTCGACGGCATCTACAGTGCCGACCCGAAGAAGGACGCCCACGCACGCCGGTACGACCGGATGACCCCGCAGGAACTCCTCGAGATCATCTCGGCAGCCCGCCTGGACGCCGGGTCGAACACGGTCATCGATATCGTGGCCGCCAAGATCATCGAGCGCTGCGGGATCCCCCTTGTCGTCATCGACGGCAGGAGGCCGGAAAACCTTTCCGAAGCGGTCTGCGAGGGCACCTTTACGGGTACCGTCGTCAGCGACACCGCATGCACCCTGTTTCCCTTCTAA
- a CDS encoding CxxC-x17-CxxC domain-containing protein, with protein sequence MYGNRVGGPRDNFSRGPREMFKAVCSDCGKECEVPFKPTEGRPVYCRDCLPKHRKPRF encoded by the coding sequence ATGTACGGCAACAGAGTAGGTGGCCCGAGGGACAACTTCTCCCGCGGTCCCCGTGAGATGTTCAAGGCAGTCTGTTCAGACTGCGGTAAGGAATGCGAAGTACCCTTCAAGCCGACTGAAGGAAGACCTGTGTACTGCCGGGATTGCCTCCCCAAGCACAGAAAGCCCAGATTCTAA
- a CDS encoding endonuclease III translates to MIYHALRGRYPPTIENGISYGDPFEVLVLTILSAQTTDRSVEAVRPLLLARYPTPAALAAADEAEVAAIVRPTGFYRVKARHIIGAARQITDTFGGEVPATLDGLLSLPGVGRKTANIVLSNAFGIDKGIAVDTHVRRISRLLGLTDESDPEKIEKDLTALFPQEVWGEVNALFVQHGRAVCIAGRPRCDVCPLVPWCRFFKNEGQGKKISTTT, encoded by the coding sequence TTGATATATCATGCCCTCCGCGGGCGCTATCCTCCGACAATCGAGAACGGGATCAGTTACGGCGATCCCTTTGAAGTGCTTGTCCTGACAATCCTCTCGGCCCAGACCACCGACCGCTCGGTCGAGGCGGTGCGCCCCCTCCTCCTCGCCCGGTATCCGACGCCCGCCGCCCTTGCCGCCGCGGACGAGGCGGAGGTCGCCGCCATCGTGAGGCCGACCGGTTTTTACCGGGTGAAGGCACGCCACATCATCGGCGCCGCCCGACAGATCACCGACACCTTCGGGGGCGAGGTGCCGGCGACCCTCGACGGCCTCCTCTCCCTCCCCGGCGTCGGGAGAAAGACGGCGAACATCGTCCTCTCCAATGCCTTCGGCATTGACAAGGGGATCGCGGTGGATACCCATGTGCGCCGGATCTCCCGTCTTCTCGGCCTCACCGACGAGAGCGACCCGGAAAAAATTGAAAAAGACCTGACCGCGCTCTTCCCGCAGGAAGTCTGGGGCGAGGTCAATGCCCTGTTTGTCCAGCACGGGCGTGCGGTCTGCATTGCGGGCAGGCCGCGCTGCGACGTCTGTCCGCTCGTCCCCTGGTGCCGGTTCTTCAAAAATGAGGGTCAGGGGAAGAAGATATCGACAACGACATAA
- a CDS encoding Mut7-C RNAse domain-containing protein — protein MSGRSEGRPRFLADRMLGVLTRHLRLMGYDTLSANALTPGNPREDTVLLAIAETDGRILLTRDAELARRAGGRGVYIRSADVMEQERQLVDRGLIRQEFTFDRCSVCNTPLRPAQKKEVLGAAYAPRKPEGLSFFWCPICRRLYWEGSHTARMRREVGKKEESSRPG, from the coding sequence TTGTCAGGTCGGTCTGAGGGGCGGCCGCGCTTCCTCGCCGACAGGATGCTCGGGGTGCTGACACGGCACCTGCGGTTGATGGGGTACGACACCCTCTCGGCGAACGCCCTCACGCCGGGAAACCCGCGAGAGGACACGGTGCTCCTTGCCATCGCCGAGACTGACGGGCGGATCCTCCTGACGCGGGACGCCGAACTGGCGCGCCGGGCAGGGGGGCGGGGTGTGTACATCAGGTCGGCAGACGTCATGGAGCAGGAGAGGCAACTCGTGGACAGGGGCCTGATCAGGCAGGAGTTCACCTTCGACCGCTGTTCGGTCTGCAACACGCCCCTCCGTCCGGCGCAGAAAAAGGAGGTACTCGGTGCGGCCTATGCGCCACGAAAGCCGGAAGGGCTTTCTTTTTTCTGGTGCCCGATCTGTCGGCGCCTCTACTGGGAGGGGTCGCACACGGCGAGGATGCGGCGAGAGGTCGGGAAAAAAGAGGAGAGTTCTAGGCCTGGTTGA
- the amrS gene encoding AmmeMemoRadiSam system radical SAM enzyme has protein sequence MHEAHQYARVEGDTVRCSLCAHRCTIAAGKHGICGVRVNEGGTLYAANYGLVAAEAVDPIEKKPLFHFLPGTLSYSLGGVGCNFRCQHCQNWHISQASLADLRLMEIPPATGVERALASASASIAWTYNEPTIWHEYALDMGTQARARGLGTVYVTNGYITEEALDELAPMLNAFRVDIKAFTEGFYKKVCRAKLQPVLDAALAAREHGMHIETVTLVIPGLNDSEDEMKALITWVLDNLGPDTPMHFTRFHPDYKMRDLEATPFRTLERIYRQAKDLGVRYPYLGNVPPGPYENTYCPSCGALLIERAGFSSRFVDLDGDRCGQCGERIPVVRSV, from the coding sequence ATGCATGAGGCGCACCAATACGCACGGGTCGAGGGGGACACAGTCAGATGTTCACTCTGCGCTCATCGCTGTACGATCGCCGCGGGCAAACATGGAATCTGCGGGGTGCGGGTCAACGAGGGCGGCACCCTGTATGCGGCAAATTATGGCCTGGTCGCCGCAGAGGCGGTGGACCCGATCGAGAAAAAGCCGCTCTTCCACTTCCTGCCCGGTACCCTCTCGTACTCCCTCGGCGGTGTCGGTTGCAATTTTAGGTGCCAGCACTGCCAGAACTGGCACATCTCGCAGGCGTCCCTCGCCGACCTCCGGCTGATGGAGATCCCGCCCGCGACCGGGGTGGAGAGGGCGCTCGCTTCGGCGTCCGCGAGCATTGCCTGGACATACAACGAACCGACGATCTGGCACGAGTACGCCCTGGACATGGGAACACAGGCGCGGGCGCGCGGCCTTGGCACGGTCTATGTCACGAACGGCTACATCACGGAGGAGGCGCTCGACGAACTTGCGCCGATGCTCAATGCCTTCAGGGTGGACATCAAGGCCTTCACCGAGGGTTTCTACAAGAAAGTCTGCCGGGCAAAACTCCAGCCCGTGCTCGACGCCGCACTCGCCGCCCGCGAGCATGGGATGCACATCGAGACGGTGACTCTCGTTATCCCCGGCCTCAATGACTCGGAAGACGAGATGAAGGCCCTGATCACCTGGGTCCTCGACAACCTGGGGCCAGACACGCCGATGCACTTCACCAGGTTTCACCCTGACTACAAGATGCGCGACCTGGAGGCGACGCCCTTCAGGACTCTTGAGCGGATCTACAGGCAGGCAAAGGACCTCGGCGTGCGCTACCCGTACCTCGGCAATGTCCCGCCCGGGCCGTACGAGAACACGTACTGTCCCTCCTGCGGGGCGCTGCTCATCGAGAGGGCCGGTTTTTCGAGCAGGTTCGTCGACCTCGACGGGGACCGGTGCGGCCAGTGCGGGGAGAGGATCCCGGTTGTCAGGTCGGTCTGA
- a CDS encoding inorganic phosphate transporter, translating to MEVVIILGIMLALMFNFVNGLNDAANSIATVVATKVLSPFKAVLLASFFNLVGPLLFTTAIAQTIGRGIVDPAVFTPHLILMALIGAVLWVFGCSYFGIPVSSSHALIGGILGAATARAGIESILWPSEMLFVELVVMVVIGAIGGMAAAVYLALATGEAWNRYLAIGALSGITILIPILVATGLLPISGIVSVVVFMVVSPMLGFMVAYAFGVVIIRRLAHSNPLILNHGFKKLQIVAAAFQSIGHGSNDAQNAMGIITAMLVAGGILTEFAVPLWVILISCTAISLGTLLGGWRVVDMMANKITRMRPYQGFCASTAGGAVLSLVTAFGVPVSTTHAMSGAIMGVGATKGYSAVKWGIVRDIVAAWVMTVPASAAVAWGCYVVVDIFFP from the coding sequence ATGGAAGTCGTCATAATTCTCGGCATCATGCTGGCCCTGATGTTCAACTTCGTCAACGGCCTCAATGATGCCGCAAACTCCATAGCCACGGTCGTGGCGACCAAGGTGCTCTCCCCCTTCAAGGCCGTGCTCCTTGCGTCATTTTTCAATCTTGTCGGTCCGCTCCTCTTCACGACCGCGATCGCACAGACGATCGGGCGGGGCATCGTTGATCCCGCCGTTTTCACTCCTCATCTGATCCTCATGGCCCTGATCGGAGCGGTGCTCTGGGTCTTCGGGTGTTCATATTTCGGGATCCCGGTATCGAGCAGTCACGCCCTGATCGGCGGCATCCTCGGCGCCGCAACGGCGCGGGCAGGGATCGAGTCGATCCTCTGGCCATCGGAGATGCTCTTCGTCGAACTGGTCGTCATGGTCGTGATCGGGGCGATCGGCGGTATGGCAGCCGCAGTTTATCTTGCCCTCGCCACCGGCGAGGCATGGAACCGGTACCTGGCTATCGGCGCCCTCTCCGGCATCACCATCCTGATCCCGATTCTCGTGGCCACAGGCCTCCTCCCCATCTCCGGGATCGTCAGCGTCGTTGTCTTCATGGTTGTCTCCCCGATGCTCGGGTTCATGGTCGCCTATGCCTTCGGCGTCGTCATCATCAGGCGCCTCGCTCATTCAAACCCGCTCATCCTCAACCATGGCTTTAAGAAACTCCAGATCGTGGCCGCGGCCTTCCAGTCGATAGGTCACGGAAGCAACGACGCCCAGAACGCGATGGGCATCATCACGGCGATGCTCGTTGCCGGGGGTATCCTCACCGAGTTCGCCGTCCCCCTCTGGGTCATCCTCATCTCCTGCACCGCGATCTCCCTCGGCACCCTCCTTGGCGGATGGCGGGTTGTGGACATGATGGCAAACAAGATCACGCGGATGCGCCCGTACCAGGGTTTCTGCGCATCGACTGCGGGAGGGGCGGTCCTCTCCCTCGTCACCGCCTTCGGTGTCCCGGTCTCCACAACCCATGCAATGAGCGGGGCGATCATGGGCGTCGGGGCGACGAAGGGTTACTCGGCCGTGAAGTGGGGGATTGTGCGAGACATCGTGGCCGCCTGGGTCATGACCGTCCCGGCCTCTGCGGCGGTCGCCTGGGGATGTTATGTCGTTGTCGATATCTTCTTCCCCTGA
- a CDS encoding flavodoxin family protein, with product MKILGINGSPRGQESMTGRLVDAVLRGAREAGAEIEFIDAAALRIRPCSACTLCYQTGECPKQDDFAALYEKMLEADGIVFGSPNYIDNVSAQMKVVFDRMADAVHCQFFAGKYGCAVATAGGAGADDIATYLNHVLQVLGADTVGAAAAVMVAGPEAFAATEKEAFALGKNLAAAITDCRTYPEQEALHAEMAAGMKALVFANKDVWKHQYDHWVAQDRN from the coding sequence ATGAAAATACTGGGAATCAATGGGAGCCCTCGCGGGCAGGAGAGCATGACCGGACGCCTTGTCGATGCCGTGCTCCGCGGTGCGCGAGAGGCCGGGGCAGAGATCGAGTTCATCGACGCCGCAGCCCTCAGGATCAGGCCATGCAGTGCATGCACCCTCTGCTATCAGACGGGCGAGTGCCCGAAGCAGGACGACTTTGCAGCCCTCTACGAAAAGATGCTCGAAGCCGACGGGATAGTCTTCGGTTCGCCAAACTATATCGACAACGTCTCCGCGCAGATGAAGGTGGTCTTCGACCGGATGGCCGACGCCGTCCACTGCCAGTTCTTTGCCGGGAAGTACGGGTGCGCCGTTGCGACCGCCGGGGGGGCCGGTGCCGACGATATTGCGACGTACCTGAACCACGTCCTCCAGGTCCTCGGGGCCGACACGGTCGGCGCGGCGGCCGCGGTGATGGTCGCAGGCCCTGAGGCCTTTGCCGCTACCGAGAAAGAGGCCTTTGCGCTCGGGAAGAACCTTGCCGCGGCGATCACGGACTGCCGCACGTACCCTGAACAGGAGGCACTCCACGCCGAGATGGCGGCAGGGATGAAAGCACTGGTCTTCGCCAACAAAGATGTCTGGAAGCACCAGTATGATCATTGGGTTGCACAGGACAGGAATTAA